From a region of the Lentilactobacillus curieae genome:
- a CDS encoding ABC transporter permease, which translates to MTSLINQELFKLAKKRSTVAVILIIIGIMTIFAVVSKINPNQLSPMSLFTGTFSGLTWAVIALIAAASSTVAMEFEYGTVKELLYRKYSRGKVIVSKWIGLVLYSGFLFILVFVYSLVLKLLLFHNSFELFKKYSGDSHNLLTMTFFDYLAEFLSLWLILSLVLLIANLFKTAAAAVSIGIIGYFAVALIQSLMGLMIHHWHWLKWNPLNMMNISQQVLNPAVKNVTLLSIPELVIGNLVYIAIFLYAGYLIFKNRNV; encoded by the coding sequence TTGACTTCACTTATCAATCAAGAATTATTTAAGCTTGCTAAAAAAAGAAGTACAGTAGCAGTCATCCTCATTATCATTGGGATTATGACTATCTTTGCGGTCGTTTCAAAAATCAACCCCAATCAATTAAGTCCTATGAGTTTATTCACAGGAACGTTTTCTGGCTTAACTTGGGCGGTAATTGCCCTGATTGCGGCTGCTAGCTCAACAGTTGCAATGGAGTTTGAATACGGGACAGTTAAGGAATTACTATATCGTAAATATAGTCGCGGAAAGGTCATCGTCAGTAAGTGGATAGGTTTGGTCTTATACTCTGGCTTTTTGTTTATCCTAGTATTCGTCTACTCACTCGTATTAAAGCTGCTATTGTTTCACAATTCGTTTGAGCTATTCAAAAAATACTCGGGTGATTCACATAACCTACTCACAATGACGTTTTTTGATTACCTCGCTGAGTTTTTGTCTTTATGGCTAATTTTAAGTCTAGTCTTACTCATTGCCAATCTGTTTAAAACCGCAGCTGCAGCAGTCTCCATTGGAATCATTGGGTATTTCGCCGTTGCTCTGATTCAATCCCTAATGGGACTGATGATTCACCATTGGCATTGGTTAAAATGGAATCCGTTGAACATGATGAACATCTCTCAGCAAGTTCTTAACCCTGCAGTTAAGAATGTCACCCTGCTGAGCATCCCCGAATTAGTGATTGGTAATTTGGTTTACATTGCCATTTTTCTGTATGCGGGATACTTAATTTTTAAAAATCGGAATGTATGA
- a CDS encoding MIP/aquaporin family protein, whose amino-acid sequence MTYSLLIRVIAEFIGTALLVILGNGSVANVDLKGTKGNNGGWILIGLGYGAGVMIPAMMFATVSGAQINPALTLAMALNGLFPWSEVVPYIIAQVLGAMFGQLIVVWSYKPYYDQTENPRAILGTFSTIDNADSKRDGFINEFVGTFILIFGALAITHDIAFKANIGLANFTLGFLVMTLVVSLGGATGPGLNPARDLGPRIVHALYPLKNKGESMWGYAWVPVIAPFLAGIAAVFAFKGILMK is encoded by the coding sequence ATGACGTACAGTTTACTAATTCGCGTGATTGCCGAGTTTATCGGTACCGCTTTATTGGTGATCTTAGGTAATGGTTCAGTTGCAAACGTGGATTTGAAAGGCACTAAGGGTAACAACGGTGGTTGGATCCTCATTGGGCTCGGATACGGTGCTGGAGTAATGATTCCTGCAATGATGTTTGCCACAGTTTCTGGAGCTCAAATCAATCCAGCCTTAACGCTGGCAATGGCACTTAATGGTTTATTCCCTTGGAGTGAGGTTGTTCCTTACATCATCGCCCAAGTACTTGGGGCAATGTTTGGTCAATTGATCGTTGTCTGGAGTTACAAGCCCTACTATGACCAAACAGAAAACCCCCGTGCAATTCTAGGGACATTCTCAACCATTGACAACGCTGATTCTAAGCGTGATGGCTTTATCAACGAGTTCGTTGGTACATTTATCCTAATCTTCGGTGCTTTAGCAATCACCCACGATATTGCATTCAAAGCTAACATCGGCTTAGCAAACTTTACCCTCGGTTTTCTTGTGATGACACTAGTAGTATCCCTTGGTGGTGCCACTGGTCCTGGACTAAACCCCGCAAGAGACCTTGGCCCTCGAATTGTGCATGCTCTTTACCCATTGAAGAACAAAGGTGAATCAATGTGGGGATATGCATGGGTTCCTGTCATTGCCCCATTCCTTGCCGGAATTGCTGCAGTGTTTGCCTTCAAAGGAATTTTAATGAAGTAA
- a CDS encoding tripartite tricarboxylate transporter TctB family protein — translation MKKIKLAVGAIFVILAVVLAYQSSLVSAMLSFANSAGTGSSTGLYFAILIAISGISYILFAESNNKLLKLMPLGLNLVATFVAMLFASKSFHDLKLWGIVTAIVSLVIVMWDLRTNQSVEDEDTYIKEIEETPETIETSRRGKHRANNWITNDKSWWLILIANLCFLTVAMFIGFATINNSLHGAMVEKTTENAVREDSDEGSPKSTNVSDPNNVGHAPLRKAGQYFYSDHYGKISLLGLSTDKKHSQGTGQVGTTVDLVKIATNKPLNSDQQFNSGNDFDTNKLTSPYTYLKSQYTVTNNSNRSIIVGGLKQIVLPDGKQINSSDKSVIDSGQGEELAPHAKRSYYLHILLDKKSDAYRPKFVHLYFEEISDSDSFVIQGSQFDVIMPISYKM, via the coding sequence GTGAAAAAAATTAAGTTGGCCGTGGGGGCTATTTTTGTTATTTTAGCAGTGGTGCTTGCATACCAATCATCTCTAGTCAGTGCGATGCTTTCGTTTGCAAATTCTGCGGGAACGGGGAGCTCTACCGGCTTGTACTTTGCAATTTTGATTGCAATTTCTGGAATTTCATACATATTATTTGCAGAGAGCAACAACAAACTCTTAAAGTTGATGCCTTTAGGATTGAATTTGGTAGCAACGTTTGTTGCGATGCTGTTTGCGTCAAAGAGTTTTCACGATTTAAAACTTTGGGGAATCGTAACTGCCATCGTCAGTTTGGTAATCGTGATGTGGGATCTTCGTACTAATCAATCAGTAGAAGATGAAGATACTTACATTAAAGAAATTGAAGAGACACCTGAAACGATTGAAACAAGTCGGCGGGGAAAACACCGAGCCAATAATTGGATTACAAATGATAAGTCATGGTGGTTGATTCTGATTGCCAACCTATGTTTCCTAACAGTAGCGATGTTTATTGGATTTGCTACCATTAACAATTCCCTTCATGGTGCCATGGTCGAGAAGACTACTGAAAATGCCGTTAGGGAAGATAGTGATGAAGGTAGCCCGAAGTCCACTAACGTTAGTGATCCTAATAATGTTGGTCATGCGCCATTGCGTAAAGCAGGGCAGTACTTCTATAGTGACCATTATGGAAAGATTTCTTTGTTAGGGCTTTCTACTGATAAGAAACATTCCCAAGGAACTGGGCAAGTGGGGACGACTGTGGATTTAGTGAAGATTGCAACTAATAAACCACTGAATTCGGATCAACAGTTTAATTCTGGAAACGACTTTGATACCAATAAATTAACCAGCCCATATACGTACTTAAAATCACAATATACGGTAACAAATAATTCTAACCGCTCGATTATTGTTGGCGGACTCAAGCAAATTGTTTTACCAGATGGAAAGCAAATTAATAGTAGCGATAAAAGTGTTATAGATAGCGGTCAGGGTGAGGAATTAGCGCCTCATGCAAAACGTAGTTACTATTTGCATATTTTGTTGGATAAGAAATCAGACGCATACCGACCAAAGTTTGTGCACCTGTACTTTGAAGAAATCAGTGATTCGGACTCGTTCGTAATTCAGGGAAGCCAGTTTGATGTAATAATGCCAATTAGTTATAAAATGTAA
- a CDS encoding MarR family winged helix-turn-helix transcriptional regulator gives MSKSLAIELKRLNNALTRFSSKEAKKFGITAAQMSLIDFLYRTEGEEPIFQTDIEKEFNIQKSSATALLKLMEKKELIVRVVSQTDSRYKQIMLTPRARKSGEKIRAVYKENDAHLKAVLGNDADSMLNNVLKLQAALEKLNE, from the coding sequence ATGTCAAAATCACTTGCGATTGAGTTAAAAAGACTGAACAATGCACTAACCAGATTCTCTTCTAAAGAAGCAAAAAAATTTGGAATTACTGCCGCTCAGATGAGTTTAATTGATTTCTTATACCGGACTGAGGGTGAGGAGCCAATCTTTCAAACTGATATTGAAAAGGAATTTAACATCCAAAAATCTTCAGCAACTGCCTTATTAAAGCTAATGGAGAAGAAAGAGCTGATTGTCAGAGTGGTTTCCCAAACTGACAGTCGGTACAAGCAAATTATGTTAACTCCCAGAGCAAGAAAGTCCGGAGAGAAGATTCGTGCGGTATATAAAGAGAATGATGCGCACTTGAAAGCTGTATTGGGCAATGATGCGGACTCGATGCTCAATAATGTTTTAAAGTTGCAGGCAGCATTAGAAAAATTAAATGAGTGA
- a CDS encoding MFS transporter, with translation MERKVSKKLYLSILATGLMAFCGIVIETAMNVTFPTLMDQFNVTTGTIQWLTTGYLLIVSVIIPLSGFLKRRFTLKSLFLAASTLFIIGLIICSFANNFSLLLAGRLIQGMGTGIALPLMFNIILEQAPLQKIGFLMGIGTLVTAVAPALGPTYGGLLVAVNWHLIFILLLIVMVFALFIGVYAITQVTETEKIKLDIISWISVALFFAGAILAFNSIESSITNAVIFGVIAILGLIAFTWKSNHSTSPLVNLSIFKVPSFSLLLFGFIIFQMLIVGSAFVLPNYLQIVNQVNSAAAGLLLLPGAALGAVLAPISGKLYDNLGPRKPINIGLGFQVVALFLLFITAMTAPAWLIMVGYILFMLGTGFAMGNIMTSGLSQVTKELTPDGNAAFNTLQQFAGALGTAIASLVLALSQDKSDYLHSTAVGAQHDFLMLFIMLIVAIISINMGLSKLRDFSEKIDG, from the coding sequence ATGGAAAGAAAAGTATCAAAAAAGCTCTACTTATCAATTTTAGCAACTGGACTAATGGCGTTTTGTGGAATCGTTATTGAAACCGCAATGAACGTAACATTTCCAACGCTAATGGACCAATTCAACGTCACCACTGGGACCATTCAGTGGCTAACAACTGGTTACCTACTCATCGTGTCAGTTATTATTCCATTATCTGGGTTTCTAAAGCGGAGGTTTACACTAAAAAGCCTCTTCTTAGCTGCAAGTACGCTATTTATTATTGGACTAATCATTTGTAGTTTTGCAAATAACTTTTCACTATTATTAGCAGGTCGACTCATTCAAGGAATGGGGACCGGAATCGCTTTACCATTAATGTTTAACATTATTTTAGAGCAGGCTCCCTTACAAAAAATTGGCTTTTTAATGGGAATCGGAACTTTAGTTACTGCAGTCGCCCCAGCATTGGGTCCAACATATGGTGGTTTATTGGTTGCAGTTAACTGGCATTTAATTTTCATCTTGTTGCTAATCGTTATGGTGTTTGCATTATTTATTGGTGTTTATGCTATTACCCAAGTAACTGAGACTGAAAAAATCAAGTTAGACATTATCTCATGGATCAGCGTTGCCCTCTTCTTTGCTGGCGCTATCCTTGCATTTAACAGCATTGAATCTTCCATCACTAATGCAGTGATCTTTGGGGTAATCGCAATTTTAGGATTAATTGCGTTTACCTGGAAATCAAATCACTCAACTAGTCCCTTAGTTAATCTCTCGATCTTCAAAGTACCTTCATTTAGCTTGCTACTTTTTGGATTCATCATTTTCCAAATGCTAATTGTTGGTTCTGCGTTTGTCCTACCTAACTATTTGCAAATCGTAAACCAAGTAAACTCTGCCGCAGCAGGTTTACTACTGCTCCCTGGGGCAGCTTTAGGTGCAGTCCTAGCTCCAATTAGTGGTAAATTGTATGACAACTTAGGACCAAGAAAACCAATTAACATCGGCCTTGGATTCCAGGTAGTCGCTTTATTTTTACTCTTTATCACAGCAATGACCGCACCTGCATGGCTCATCATGGTTGGTTACATTTTATTCATGCTAGGAACTGGATTTGCAATGGGGAACATTATGACCAGCGGGCTAAGCCAAGTTACAAAAGAGCTCACTCCCGATGGTAATGCCGCCTTTAACACCCTCCAACAATTTGCCGGTGCACTAGGAACTGCAATTGCTTCACTAGTTTTGGCACTATCACAAGATAAATCTGACTATCTCCACTCAACCGCCGTTGGCGCCCAACACGATTTCTTAATGCTATTCATCATGCTGATCGTGGCAATCATTTCTATCAACATGGGGTTAAGTAAACTTCGTGATTTTAGCGAAAAGATTGACGGTTAG
- a CDS encoding putative metal homeostasis protein has translation MEKLDLSSSYRKLKSPNIKTRKRALKAIHDIKRQKKVK, from the coding sequence ATGGAAAAACTAGATTTATCATCATCTTATCGGAAACTAAAGAGTCCTAACATTAAGACTCGCAAACGTGCTCTTAAAGCGATTCACGATATTAAGAGACAAAAGAAAGTAAAGTAA
- a CDS encoding YxeA family protein — MKKRNLIISTIVAVIAFVAVFATGYGWYLRNYGGQDYYTQITTKGQRMGKNDNRYKYHQAAYNQDGKKKIVEFNSGVVKRPLKMNAYLKLSYNESRGQVITWNQVSKTDIPAKAMDKLK, encoded by the coding sequence ATGAAAAAAAGAAACTTAATTATTAGCACAATCGTTGCCGTGATTGCCTTTGTTGCCGTGTTTGCAACTGGGTATGGCTGGTATTTAAGAAACTACGGTGGTCAAGATTACTACACCCAGATCACAACTAAGGGTCAACGAATGGGTAAAAATGATAACCGCTACAAGTATCACCAAGCTGCCTATAATCAAGATGGTAAAAAGAAGATTGTTGAATTCAATAGTGGAGTCGTTAAGAGGCCACTCAAAATGAATGCTTACTTAAAACTAAGTTATAACGAGAGTCGTGGCCAAGTTATCACTTGGAATCAAGTTTCTAAGACAGATATTCCAGCTAAAGCTATGGATAAATTAAAATAA
- a CDS encoding YdcF family protein, translating to MTIAIFGALITLCSGLFLLRDRRSFFAGLFLFAGVMILILSGLVAVMNTIAGASQEANEAVILFMLIGMIALPVFIGLALMFNTMVMQIKEGKSLTAKLSLFFGFNLIMMALASYLVLRYVEIWPNFLIIIIFWGLMVDATLTFILVGYLFYSFMYQMFPVKYPADYVITLGAGVRSEEVSPLLKSRLDRAIQYFKDFPAKHSLMIPSGGKGPDEPYSEAYVMAKYLKSQAIPEEKIMLEDKSTSTYENMLFSKQKIEADWQARGENRKPKIVFSTNNYHVLRGAIYAKRAGLDAQGVGAPTSFYFLPSAMLREYIALLSIYKWMTLGIVAFWALVSLFLFIR from the coding sequence ATGACAATTGCAATTTTCGGAGCATTAATAACCTTATGCTCCGGACTGTTTTTACTGCGAGACCGCAGAAGTTTTTTTGCTGGCCTGTTCTTGTTTGCTGGCGTGATGATCTTGATTTTGTCTGGATTAGTTGCAGTTATGAACACCATAGCCGGTGCGTCACAGGAGGCCAATGAAGCAGTGATCTTGTTCATGCTGATTGGGATGATTGCCTTGCCAGTCTTTATTGGGTTAGCACTCATGTTTAACACTATGGTGATGCAAATTAAAGAAGGAAAGAGTTTAACGGCTAAGTTATCCTTATTTTTCGGATTTAATTTGATCATGATGGCGCTTGCCAGTTACCTGGTCCTTAGATATGTTGAAATTTGGCCCAACTTTTTAATTATCATCATCTTTTGGGGGCTGATGGTGGACGCGACACTGACATTCATTTTGGTGGGATACCTCTTCTATTCATTTATGTATCAAATGTTTCCTGTTAAGTATCCCGCTGACTATGTGATTACGCTTGGTGCTGGGGTTAGATCCGAAGAAGTATCGCCACTGCTAAAAAGTCGTTTAGATAGAGCGATTCAGTACTTTAAGGATTTTCCCGCCAAACATTCCTTGATGATTCCAAGTGGGGGAAAAGGACCGGACGAGCCTTATTCTGAGGCATACGTTATGGCTAAGTACTTAAAGAGCCAAGCAATTCCTGAAGAAAAGATTATGTTAGAGGATAAATCGACATCCACATATGAAAATATGTTATTTTCAAAGCAGAAAATTGAAGCTGATTGGCAAGCACGTGGAGAAAACAGAAAACCAAAGATTGTTTTTTCTACCAATAACTACCACGTCTTGAGGGGAGCAATCTATGCTAAAAGAGCTGGATTGGATGCCCAGGGGGTTGGAGCGCCAACTTCATTCTACTTTCTTCCAAGTGCGATGTTGCGCGAATACATTGCTTTGCTATCTATCTATAAATGGATGACACTTGGGATTGTGGCATTTTGGGCGCTTGTGTCATTGTTCTTATTTATTCGCTAA
- a CDS encoding GH25 family lysozyme — protein sequence MKAGKLFKACIAFLGAVLFTVSIANTVKPKAASTVIPDISEWQGKLTGTKVANLKSQVSFIINRRQYGAGYQDKYATNNTNLYVKYGVPFGEYDYATFTSAASARAEARTFYANSNKHAKFYVLDFEENDVRSGSANSAVKAWYNQMRALTNKKLIFYSYQSFATTYANSARKSFDAQWIANYSSRPTIQTDLWQYTNKKYVPALKQSVDASTILNSSKPVSWWIGGTNMHTDSAAASYYQTALSSVTTTRPVYLYNSSSFKAANRVKKVATGTKMTISDVKQRSTGSYYFVTSDGQYMTANKAYVAG from the coding sequence ATGAAAGCAGGAAAATTATTTAAAGCGTGCATCGCATTTTTAGGAGCAGTGCTCTTTACAGTTTCAATCGCCAACACTGTTAAACCTAAAGCAGCTTCAACAGTTATTCCCGACATTTCAGAATGGCAAGGAAAATTAACTGGAACAAAGGTTGCAAACCTCAAGAGTCAAGTATCATTCATCATCAATCGTCGTCAGTATGGTGCAGGTTACCAAGACAAATATGCAACTAACAACACTAACCTTTATGTTAAGTACGGTGTTCCGTTCGGTGAATATGACTACGCAACATTTACCAGCGCTGCCAGTGCCAGAGCAGAAGCAAGAACTTTTTATGCTAACTCAAACAAGCACGCCAAGTTTTACGTTCTAGACTTTGAAGAAAATGATGTTCGTTCAGGATCTGCTAACTCAGCTGTTAAAGCTTGGTATAATCAAATGAGAGCATTGACTAACAAAAAGTTGATTTTCTACTCATACCAATCATTTGCAACTACGTATGCTAACTCAGCACGAAAGAGTTTTGACGCACAATGGATTGCGAACTACTCATCACGCCCAACTATCCAGACCGATTTATGGCAATATACTAATAAAAAGTACGTTCCTGCCTTGAAACAATCCGTCGATGCTAGTACAATTTTAAACTCAAGCAAGCCAGTTTCTTGGTGGATCGGTGGTACAAACATGCACACTGATTCAGCAGCAGCAAGTTATTACCAAACTGCCCTTTCTAGCGTAACTACCACTCGCCCAGTTTACCTTTACAACTCATCAAGTTTTAAAGCTGCAAACCGAGTAAAGAAAGTTGCTACTGGAACCAAGATGACCATCAGTGATGTAAAACAACGTTCAACAGGTTCTTACTACTTCGTCACATCTGATGGCCAATACATGACTGCAAATAAAGCATACGTTGCGGGATAA
- the thiT gene encoding energy-coupled thiamine transporter ThiT produces MGRSGSLNVITEGAVVVALCVALSFIPLQTPHGAIDIQLGAIPMILYAFRRGPYLGMVAGLLWGLVQIVDGQAMKNFLSVLQLLMEYPLAYACLGLAGIFSTGIKRNITRRRLTTAVMIVSGVVLATLIAWTWRYLAGAFVWSQYAPKSVNPFLYSLVFNGTSAALNLALSTVVLLILANVAPKLFIPKDEKKV; encoded by the coding sequence ATGGGACGAAGCGGAAGCTTAAATGTAATTACGGAAGGCGCTGTTGTAGTGGCTCTTTGTGTGGCATTGTCGTTTATTCCGTTGCAAACTCCTCACGGTGCGATTGATATTCAGCTTGGAGCGATTCCAATGATATTGTACGCATTTAGAAGGGGACCGTACTTAGGGATGGTCGCTGGATTACTTTGGGGATTAGTACAAATTGTTGATGGCCAAGCGATGAAGAACTTTTTAAGTGTTTTGCAGTTATTAATGGAGTACCCTTTGGCATATGCCTGTCTTGGGTTGGCCGGAATTTTTTCAACGGGAATCAAACGTAATATTACACGTCGAAGATTAACTACAGCAGTGATGATAGTGAGTGGCGTTGTTTTAGCTACTTTGATTGCTTGGACTTGGCGCTACCTTGCAGGAGCCTTTGTGTGGTCACAGTATGCTCCCAAAAGTGTGAACCCATTCTTGTACTCATTAGTGTTTAACGGTACCTCAGCAGCCCTGAATTTAGCACTGTCTACGGTCGTGTTACTGATCCTAGCTAATGTTGCCCCAAAACTATTTATTCCTAAGGATGAAAAAAAGGTGTGA
- a CDS encoding glutathione peroxidase: MTKVYDFKETEMNGQEIDFSRYQGKVLIVVNTASKCGLAPQLEGLEDLYKKYHDQGLEVIGLPSNQFKQELDSDEATSEYCQLHYGVTFPMTKRVVINGDDEDPLFTYLKTESGNGRIKWNFTKFLVGKDGQLVKRYAPITKPSKMEETIVEELNK, encoded by the coding sequence ATGACCAAGGTATATGATTTCAAAGAGACTGAAATGAACGGCCAGGAGATTGACTTTAGTAGATATCAAGGCAAAGTATTAATAGTTGTAAACACTGCTAGTAAGTGTGGCCTGGCTCCTCAACTTGAGGGACTGGAGGATCTCTATAAAAAATATCATGACCAAGGACTCGAAGTGATTGGGTTACCGTCGAACCAGTTTAAACAGGAATTAGACTCTGATGAAGCAACTAGTGAGTACTGTCAACTGCACTATGGAGTTACGTTCCCAATGACTAAGCGAGTTGTGATTAATGGCGATGACGAAGACCCATTGTTTACTTATCTAAAGACTGAATCAGGTAACGGCCGTATTAAATGGAACTTTACTAAGTTTTTAGTTGGTAAAGATGGCCAGCTTGTTAAACGATATGCACCAATCACCAAGCCAAGTAAAATGGAAGAAACCATTGTTGAAGAATTAAATAAATAA
- the manA gene encoding mannose-6-phosphate isomerase, class I, which yields MNEPLFMVPVLHEKIWGGNQLAKQFGYQIPSDKTGEAWGISAHPHGTTTVANGEFAGTKLNDLWQSHPELFANKDNSKPFPLMVKILDANANLSIQVHPDDAYAAEHEGPTELGKTECWYVLSAEPGASIFYGHNAKTKEELAEMIHTGKWDQLLKRKPVKKGDFIYVPSGTIHALAEGVVVLEPQQSSDTTYRLYDFDRVDQKTGKKRTLDLDSAIDVTTVPFEEPEIHPLTVTSDGVEETTFVSTDYFSVKRLRISTESLGQTQAADSFKLVSVTAGSGTLTKAGNVSNLEKGMHFIIPSNFGEYELAGKDLELVETEPGEKVK from the coding sequence ATGAATGAACCACTATTTATGGTTCCGGTGTTGCACGAAAAGATTTGGGGTGGCAATCAACTCGCGAAGCAGTTTGGCTACCAGATCCCGTCTGACAAGACTGGTGAAGCTTGGGGAATTAGTGCTCACCCACACGGAACGACAACGGTTGCTAATGGTGAGTTTGCAGGTACAAAGTTAAACGATTTGTGGCAGTCCCACCCAGAGCTGTTTGCGAATAAGGATAACTCGAAACCATTTCCATTAATGGTGAAAATCTTGGATGCTAATGCTAATCTTTCGATTCAGGTTCATCCTGATGATGCGTATGCTGCTGAACACGAAGGTCCAACCGAATTAGGTAAGACTGAATGTTGGTACGTACTATCAGCGGAGCCTGGGGCAAGTATCTTCTATGGTCACAATGCAAAGACTAAAGAAGAATTGGCTGAGATGATTCACACAGGGAAGTGGGATCAGTTATTAAAACGCAAGCCGGTAAAAAAGGGAGACTTCATTTATGTTCCCTCAGGTACAATTCATGCCCTTGCTGAAGGGGTGGTTGTACTGGAACCTCAACAAAGTTCTGATACTACCTATCGGCTTTATGATTTCGATCGGGTAGACCAAAAAACAGGTAAAAAACGGACTTTAGACTTGGATAGTGCGATTGATGTCACGACCGTACCGTTTGAGGAGCCAGAGATTCACCCGCTGACCGTTACTAGTGATGGAGTTGAAGAAACAACGTTTGTTTCAACAGATTACTTTAGTGTGAAACGGTTAAGAATTTCAACTGAGAGTTTGGGCCAAACACAGGCTGCCGATTCATTTAAGTTGGTATCGGTGACTGCTGGTTCTGGGACGCTTACTAAGGCAGGTAATGTGTCGAATTTGGAAAAAGGGATGCATTTTATAATCCCATCTAATTTTGGTGAGTATGAACTGGCTGGCAAGGACTTAGAGCTAGTGGAAACGGAACCGGGAGAAAAGGTTAAGTGA